In Miscanthus floridulus cultivar M001 chromosome 8, ASM1932011v1, whole genome shotgun sequence, the sequence TCCGAGTCCCCGATCTCGGCCGCAGCGTCCGCCCCCTCGTCGTCGATCGCCACGCCCTCGAGGAAGAAGATGCGCTTGCAGAACCTGTTATGGCCACGCGAATACTTTTCATTACAGTTAAAGCAGAGCCCTTGGCGACGCCGTTCCGCCATCTCCTCCTGGGTGAGGCGTCGCTGATTACCCTCGCCACGGCCCTGCTGGGCAGCCGCTGGGGGGGGAGGGAGCGCGAGCAGGGGCGGCGGCGCTGGGAGCGCGGGCCTCGCCGCGGGCGCGGGAATGATACCGCGCTGGGGAGCCCGAGGCGGGGGAGGCGGGGGAGGCGGCGGCCGGTCGGCCTCCATCAGCTCCACCTGCCTTGCCAAACTCATGGCCGCCGCGAGGGACTCCGGGTTGTGGATGCGGACGGCATGGCTGAGCGGCGGCAGGAGTCCGCCGGTGAAGAGCTGGACGCGCTGCGCCTCGTCTAGACGGCCCGCTCGAGGCAGGAGGGCCTGGAAGCGGTTGGCGTACTCCTCCACGGTCCCGGTGCGCCGGCACTCCGCGAGCTCGAACAACGGTGCTGATCGAAGAGGAGGCCCGAACCGAAGGTTCAGGAGTTCCTTGAATCGCCCCCAGGTCGGAGTACCGTCGTCCTCCTGGAGCTGCGTGTACCAGAGCTGCGCGACGTCGTCCAGGTGGTAGGACGCCATCCACACGCGCTCTTCTGCCATGGTACGATGCTGGCGGAAATACGAGTCGCACTTGTTGAGGAAAAGCATGGGATCAGTCGTGCCGTCGAAGCGGGGAAAATCCCACTTCTTGTGCTTGGGCGGATGATCCGGAAGCGGTCCCTCCGGGCGGTGCTCACCGCCACCGCCGGACGACGACGCGGacttctccatcttcatcaccgccATGTCGGCCTTCATGGTGGCCATATCGGCGGAGAGGGTCTTCAGGGATTCCAGGATGTCGGCAAGGGTCGGATCGGCCATGGTGGGTGCTGGTGCGGCCGAGGTGGGCGATAGTGGGGAGTTGGGGCGGTGGTGGGCTGCTGCGGCTGTAGAGGATTGCGTGGAGCGGGTGGGAGAGGATCGTCGAGACcttgataccaggttgtcaagggcacgGTGATCCAAGGCAGCAGGCCCTCGACTACGGAGCTCGTAGTCTCCGGCTGAGTCTTCCAGGGCGGAGGTTATGCCCCTCACGGCCTCCTGGGCTTAAACACGAGAGGGAGAGAAGGAGATAGGTAATTGATCTTGCTTAATCCTCCATAATCCGAGTACAAGGAATATAAAGGCCAACCGGCCAACTAATTTTAGAAACAAACTCCTAATTTTGGGGCCTAATCTCCTCCTAGCCACTAGGATCGGCCCTGCCATCTGCGttcgcggcggccgcggccgctgcGTGGCGCGCGCGCTCCTCACGCTCCGCGGCCCGCTCCGCTGCTCTGCGGACGTCGCGCGCCCTGCGGCGTCTCGCGTACGCCGTGCCCCACATGACACATATACTTGTTTCCATGTAGAATTTGGGTGGTATCTTAGTTCTATCTTCTATGCCATGCAGCACAGCAGCAGGTCTAGGTAGTCCAATATGGAGATGCCTCATTCATGATATAAGGAAGCTTGGCTCTTCAGCCTTGATTTTCAAGATTTTTGTTGTGCAGAAAATAGAAATGTCTAATGTTGATGCTTGATGATCCAATGCATGTTTAATAATTCACCCGACCTCTATAATTGGGGTGGTAACCATAGTACTTGAGCTCCAAACTTAATAGCTCCAAGACAAACTCCAACACGCTGTCATGAGGCCCATTGGTCATAAACTCTTCAATGTGTCCTTCAACACCAATTTGCTCCACCCAGGTGGGCAGGTTGCTTCCTCATCCCTGTGTGTCCTCATGATGGCTCATACCTTGTTGACTCCACCCCATTTCCTTGCATTCGGACTTATATTTGATAGCAGGACATATTCTTACATTATCTGGCTCCAACTTGAGAAGGTGCTTTGCCGGGACCTCTCCAATCTCCACATTCAGAGTAAGTCCAACATGCACGTAACAAAGCACCCCAAATGCCAGCATGCATTTGCATTTCTATTGGCATCCTGTGCTAGGTGGTCTGGTAAGACTCGTGTATGCATCCGGCATGGCCAAGCAAGTCCACCATGCAGAGGCAGTGTTCGACGGTCGGAATAATATGGCACCCATCCTTCATCATCTGAAAGCATTGACACCCTTCATCCAACAAACCCGCATGACTGCAAGCAGAAGCAGCAAAGGAGTGGCACAAACCATATGTGATCTGGCCAGAGTCCTTGTCCTGCAACTCGTTGAAAACAGCAATAGCATCCTTTCCACAGCCATGCATGCCAAATGCAGAAATCATAGAACTCTAATAGATCAGGGTTTTTTTCCCACCAGCTGAACAAGGCTTGGGCACTTTCCATTACCCCACATTTTCGGTGCATAATAGTGGTATAGTTATTCAAAAACTTCAAATGGTGACGATCCACATCTTGTATCCATCTAGCTTGAATAAGTACTCCACCCGGATTGCACACAAGCATCAGCGAGCCAAGTGGAGACTATCATGTGGTTTGGCTCCGCCTTAGGTCTTGCTCTACTCTCCAGCTTAGCCCTCAAGAGATCCACTGCTTTTGCAGCCATACCAGCATACCAGCGCCTAAATAGTAAATACCCGCCAGTCATCATGTTCCGTGTTGCAGCAACCAGCTCTCTCATCCCATGAAACACAGCTGTCACCATTCAAATTGCCAATCCTTGCATATATGTACCCACTACCCAGAGATCATGGCGGTGCACTCACAACACCCCGGCCACCTCTGCAATCTCACCCGCCTCGCCAACTGCCATGTACACTGCGATCGTCGCGTTCCACAGCTGAGCACCCTTCACACCCATTCTGTCAAACACCTTCCGTGCATCCTCCAGACTTCCGCAGTTGGCACCTACGCTCACCAATGTCATCACGCTGCGCTCGTCGGTTTGGAATCAGTTCTTGAACACGCGCACAAGGACTTCAGCGCGGCGGGGACGGTGAAGGTTGAGCGGCGGCCGGCGGGCGTGACCCCTGGGCAGGTGCGGTGCACTCCTGGGCGCAGAGCGTCGCGTGCGGCGGCGGTGGGTGGAACCCGACTGGGAGTGCGCGGTTCACAACAAGGATTTCAGAACATGATAGACCTCTACAGTTTGCACAAAAATGAAACAGGAATTGCAAAAGTAATGTTATGCCATAACAAAGTTTAAAACCTACAATTGGAATCTGTAAAAATGACGCACAAAGAATTTCTCTTCTCAAGCAGCATCGGAATCTGCAGCATTTCCCAACATATGTGCAATGAATTTATCAAAACATCATGGAAAAACACCCACCTTTTTTTCCATCTAAAAGGCTAGCAAACAAAAGTGCATGAAATTTGATCGATGAAATGAATGCACTAGCCAAGTTAATGTTACAAATTACAGCTTCAACAAAATCAGAAGCTGCCACACCACAAGTACAATACATCACATGAACTAAGAACGTCCAAACCAAATATGGATTCATCGTTTCTATATTTTTAATGAACATCTATTACCTATATAACTTAACTCTCGACTACAGATTACAGCCAAATTAAACTAACCAATACCTGTCGGATTCACTCTACCATTTTGTCCTACTTCCCTTTCTTCTTTGCGAGCTTTTACTGCGGAAACTTCCTATGAATCATCATTTGTACGTCTCTCAATCTTTTTCCTCTCATTGAAACCACGTTCCATGCCAAACTCTTCTGCGAATGCCTCTATGTCAGATGACATCTCAGAGCAGCCCTTTCGACCAACAAAATGCGGCGGTTCAGTGCCACATCTCTCCAGCCCCATAGCACTGCCGATCTGGCTGTGCAAGTCTTCCAAGTCCTCTGCAGCCACCGCTTGCCTTTTCATGCCCATCTCAAGGTCCACGCTCATCTTGGGCGGACTTAGAACCCGTCCCATACTGAGGGATGACGTGAAGGCTGAAGAATCATCCTTAACTTTTGCTCTGAAATTGTGTTTTGAGCTGGGTACACTTGAAAACAAGACATCGGCGAAATTCCGGCCCACTCCAAGGTTGTAAGGATTTGTTCTCCAGTCATAGTGGTATCTGAAGTTCTCATAAGTAGTCTGAAAAACGTTTTTTTTTTCATGAGACTTCAATCTGCTAGCTTGCTAATAAACTGCAAAGCAAATTAATTGTTACTCCAGTTACTCGAGAATAGTCTTACCTGATTTGTAGAAATCAAATAGAGGTGGAATGAGGTCAATCCTCCTACAAACCACACAGCAATAAATGTATATAGGATGAGAAGACCGGAGATAGGAGACTTCAAAAGAGCTCTACCAATTTTGCATTGATGCGTGTCCATAATTCTCCTGAGATTGACCCAGCAGAATGCAAACACGTATATGCATAGTAGAGTAGTTGAAGACACAAACACGAAGAAGAATTGGTAGTTCCTCTGCAAGAAAAGAGAATACGAGGCATGATGAGTAACATCCACAGTTAGAATTAATGAATCACAGATCCATATTGCGAGCACCATTAGGAGAAAACATATAACTGCATATATCCCCATCCCCTCCTCTCTGTCTTCTTCCCGTTACATCATTCAGATTTTAGCATGACTGGAAAGTGACTGCTGCCTCAGAAATCTAaaaatattatatttattatataaAAGGTACCTCATTATATGACCATAAGAATGATTACTTGTCACTTCATTTCTTTACCTTGCCAATGCACTGGCCTACCCAAGGACAGTGGTGATCAAAACGTTCTACACAGTTGTTGCAGATTGAGCAATGGGAGCACCTTGGCGGACGATAAAGCATGCATGTATGGCAATATTTGACCTTGACTGAAACACCATTGACAAGAACATCCCTGGTAAGTGGTAAACCTGTCGAACCTTGTTGACCACCCGGCCAATCTGGTAAGTTGGAGGATCCATCAATGTCTTCAGGTTCTGGGGGGTGAGAGTTTCGAGGAACAATTCCAGGATCACGGCTAGATGTGAGAAGTAGAATAGCAAGAATCTGAAGAACAAGAACAACGATAGATCAGTCCTCTTGTCAACTAGTTACCAAGTTGCAGACACACTAGTCATTCTATTTCAGTATCTATATGCATAAGCAGCATAATAGCTATGAGCCTAGACCATTCTCCCCAATGCAACTATGGTATAACTTAACATGGTAAAAGCAAATGCAGAAGCTTCTTGTTCCCAAAAGATGACTTCAAATTTCAAATGCATAACTTCGCATTTGGAAATCTGACAAATAGAGGAGAAAAAGATATAGATCAGTTTGTAGAAGACTGAGTGTACATGGCTCATAAACTTACATATGCTGTAAAGATCATAGCCACAGATGCCGCCCAACCTCCAATTTGGCTGTGGAACTCATGACCAAGCTGTGGACAAACAGCAGCAGCAAAGAAGATCACTGGGACTATGATCAAACATACTGTGAGCACGAGTGACCTCACATCTGGGCCAAAGATAAGTCTCCCTCCAAGGAAAAATAACTGCAAGAACAGAGAATGAAAATGGACGAAAAACATGAGCTTTATTGCAAGATACGTTAAGAAGAAGGTAGTGCTTTGAAAAGTGAAAATATAAGTTTTTAAAGGTTGGGTATCTTTTTAAATATTattgccatgttcgcttggctgataagccatggctgaaaatactgttggctgatttgttgtgagagaaaaatactgttcgttggctgaaaaagtacggcttatatgTTAGTAGCCAGCGCATTTCAACCATGGTAAAGATGTACATAATGGTTACATAATAAACGAAGTACATGCCGATGAGCTCCAGATTGTCTTTTTGCAAAGAAACAATTTGCAATGTAGGCATAAATCCATGAACATAAGAGTATGGTTGACCCCAAAGGAGAACATATGGAACGTGAAACTTAATAACAGACAGTAACAGTATTTTATATTGCAATGCCTCAACTGAAATATAGCATTACATTATTCCAAAATCCCCTTCAACTTCTAAAGTTTTCTCTTACTCCTGCATTTGTGTCATATAGCAAATCAATGCCATACAGTCACCGTCTTTGACGTGTTACTAAAACTAGCTGCTTCCGTGAGTATATCAGCCCATTATCATACAAATCTCTAAATAAAAAAGAACCACTACTTCTATGACAAATGGCCAATATAACACGCATCAGCAAACACTAAACAGCACTAGACTAGAATGTCTTCTATAGCTTTTGGATGCTTATGCTGCCATTACAATTAATTCCAAACTAACACCAAGATTTCAACAGCCTATGTCTCCACCTACTGACTCAAGACAACAGAAAGCACGATTTTTTTCCACAATTCCCTGATGCTACTAAAAACCAACAAGGACAAGTAGCCATGAGCCCATGACCCATCTTAAGAAAAATTGCAGAATCAGAAACCAGACCGAGAGAGAGAAACCCTCACATTGCTGCCTTTCCACGCCTGGTACACCCGCCGTGGCGGCGCGTCGAGCTCCATGATCCGCCGGTTGGAATCCGAGAGCTGTGCCTTCCCCTGCATCCTCCCTTCCACAGCTCCGCCTCCGCCCACGCTCAGAGACTCCACAGAAGCAAGCTCTACTTCACCCAAGCAGCCCCATTGCGCTCATGAGCCCCCCGGAACAAAATTCCAAAGCCAGCTAGTTCCCCCGCCCGCAAGAACGCGGAGGGCAGGCGGTTCTCTCGCGGATCCCGGCACAGCAGGGGCGCAGACTCGGACCAAACCGGTCCGCGAGGGACGGCAGCTCCGAAACGGAGAGAGTAGGCTCGGCGGCGGGGAGAAGGGAGCAAGGAGAGGATTAGTAGCTGGGAATCGGCGGTGATGCCATCTTGGGATCGCAAGTAATCAAGCGGTGTCGCTGAGAAGAAAGGAATAATCTGAACTTGGGAGCTCTGAACTGAAGACGGAAGAGTTTAGTGTCACTTTCGTGATTAACCACTATGAACAAAGATTATTTCGAATAAAGACCCTTTGCTCaggctgaaaaaaaaaaactactggGTAATGTTAGAGGAGGGCTGGATGGTACTTCTGTTCttatgttttttatttttctcgTCTAACAAAACAGGTAGCAAAACTTTTGtcttttggaagaaaaaaaatactagGAGAGGAGACTAGATTGACACTAGAACAGAGATTGTTCATCATGCATGTTTCTTAGAGCTGATTCATCCTTGCAGGCATGCAGATAAAGGTAACTTGCTTGCCATCATAAAGACAGCATAAAGCAAAGATTTGCGCAGAAGATTTGACGCCGGTGAAGCTTGTGCCTTGTGCACTTGACACCATCATCCAGTTCGGTTAAAAAAAAGTGCTAGGATTGGAAAGGAGAGACCCCCAGGTTGGCTCCCAGAAGCCCTGGACGTGGCGCAGCCGATTCAGAATGTTTTgaactttttttttaataaaatgacAGTGATTCAGACATTGCAAGCTAAGAGATTACAAAAGGAGTAAGAAACCTGTTGTTCACGTCACATTTTCAAGAGCCATGCATTATCCACGAGGAAACGGCAGAAGAGGTTGCAGACGTTGGTTTAGCTGCCAATTCAGGTTTCAGAACTGACCCAAGAGACCTGTCAATTGTCATTCATTTCAGTTTAGAGTAATAATCGTACCCTGCACTAGGAGACATATGAACCTTTTTGTGGCACTCAAGTTTGTTTCCAATAGAACTCCTGCTGTTGGTGATAGCGCTCCTGAGGTTGTACTGGTGATGGACTGGAGGCCTGGGCTTGAACACGCGACGACGAACGggcggcgccgtgctcggcgcctAGGGTTGTGGCTAACGACAATAAGATGGCGGTGAGCAGGAAGTAAGGGCCAGGTGCTCAAGGGAGACTTAAGTCTTAATCCCAGGCTGCCTCGTATTAGAAGCAAACTGTTTAACTTATACAAGACTCAATAACCAACTTCCTAATCTTTAGGGAATAAATCAACTGACTAACTGACTCTAGATATGCTAACAACTTAACGACAATAGACTCATATGCCTAACTCCTTCTGCCAAAGGGTGGTGACCGCGGCCCAGCCGGCTCCTTGGCGTGGCCTTAGCCACTTGCCTTGTCGCCTAGCTTATCCCGCCGATGGTACACCTTGTccaccataacatctctcccctccccgacaaacagctcgtcctcgagctggaagtcaGGAAAGCGAGTCTTGAAATCATCGACCGGTTCCCAGATGGCTTCAGACTCATCTAGGCCGGTCCATTTGATGAGTACCAGCCAAGTGCCGCGACGCAGCTGTGCCTTGAGAGCGCGCTCAGGTTTCAGCAGCAGACGACCGTGACGAAGTGGAGGCAGTGCCGGCAGGATCGTTGGTGGCGTTCCACGCCACGGCTTGAGGACGCCGACGTGGAAAACATCATGGATCCTAGCACCATCCGGCAGCTGAAGACGATAGGCCACGGCACCAATCCGCTCCAGGACTTGGTACGGCCCAGCGAAACGTGGGCTCAGCTTGGAACGCTTGCTTGGCACCAGGGACTGTGCAGGGCGGTGGAGCAGCCGGAGTAGCACCCAATCGCCCACGGCAAACTCCACGGCGCGATGATGACCATCATAGTGACGCTTAGCATATTCCTGAGCCTGTAGGAGGCGTTCACGCACATCCTGCAAAAACGAGTCCCGATCCCGAAGAAGAGTGTCCACTGTCTCCGTCGAGGCCGAGCCTTCTGTGTATGGCAGTAGAGCAGGTGGAGGCCGGCCGAAAACCACTTCAAAAGGCGTCGTCTTGAGCGCCGAATGATAGGACGTATTGTAACAATACTCTGCCCAAGGAAGCCACTCCAACCACGCACGAGGCCGATCCCCTGTAATGCAGCGTAAATACATAGCTATGGTCTTGTTGACAATCTCCGATTGGCCATCGGTTTGTGGATGAAATGCCGTGCTCATGCGAAGCTGCACCTCGGCGCGCTTGAAGAGGTCTTTCCACACATTGCCCGTGAAGACCGGGTCCCGATCACTCACGATCGAGCGAGGGAACCCATGTAGCCGAACGATGGCCTTGAAGAACGCCTTGGCAACCGATGCTGCAGTGTACGGGTGACTGAGCGCAATGAAGTACGCATGCTTCGAGAAACGGTCCACCACTGTGAGAACCACGCTCTTTCCATTGACGCGAGGCAGCCCCTCCACGAAATCCATAGCAATGTCCAACCAAACCGAAGAGGGTACCTCTAATGGTTGCAGCAGTCCGACGGGGTGGAGGGACTCAGTTTTGTTGTGCTGGCACACAGCACAGGCATGCACAAAGTCCTCCACCAGCCGGTGATCATGGTCGATGAGGAAGTGTTGACGGAGGCGCTGCAGGGTCTTTTGTATGCCTTCGTGCCCAACCGAGTGGGAGAACTCGATCACCGTAGGTACCAATGGGGACGTCGCAGGTACAAAGACTTGGGTGCCCCGGAGCACCAAGTCGTCCATCACTCGCCACGGATCGCCGCGGTCAGCGACCACCGTGTCGCGGAATGCCCGGAGGTTGGGATCGTCCTGGAGCTCTTGCCGGAGCACGTTGTAGAGCTGAAATGATAGACCACTGAGCGCGCCCAGAACAGCGTTGGGCACGTCGTGGGCGGCCACTTCATCACCGCGACGTGATAGCGCGTCGGCGACAGTGTTGAGGCGCCCCAGCCTGTACTCCACGCTGAAATCAAAACCGAAAAGCTTGCTTACCCACTAATGTTGCGGCACCGTGGACAGCCGTTGATCGAGCAAAAACTTGAGGGTGAAGTGGTCGGTGCGGACGGTGAAGTGGCGCCCCCACAGATATGGGCGCCAGTGACGCACGACTTGGACCAAGCCGATGAGTTCCCGCTCATAAGCTGCAATCTTCATGTGCCGCGCGGCGAAGGGCCGGCTGAAAAACGCGAGCGCGCCATCTCCCTGATGTAGGACCGCGCCAAACCCGGAGCCCGAGGCATCACAGTCCACCAAGAACGGCTGATCAAATGCCGGTAACTGCAGAACGGGCGTCGTCGATAGTGCCTGCTTGAGGGCGTCGAAAGCAGCAGTAGCCTCCTCAGTCCATGTGAACCCATCGTTCTTCAGCAGCTTGGTGAGAGGAGCAGCCACGGCGGCGTACCCTTGGATGAAGCGGCGGTAGTAACCTGCTAACCCAAGGAACCCGCACAGGCCGCGAGGTGCGCGAGGCTGCGGCCAGGATGTGACGGCCGCCACCTTGTCTTGATCCATGGTGACTCTGGCTGCTGAGA encodes:
- the LOC136472919 gene encoding probable protein S-acyltransferase 7 isoform X2 → MQGKAQLSDSNRRIMELDAPPRRVYQAWKGSNLFFLGGRLIFGPDVRSLVLTVCLIIVPVIFFAAAVCPQLGHEFHSQIGGWAASVAMIFTAYILAILLLTSSRDPGIVPRNSHPPEPEDIDGSSNLPDWPGGQQGSTGLPLTRDVLVNGVSVKVKYCHTCMLYRPPRCSHCSICNNCVERFDHHCPWVGQCIGKRNYQFFFVFVSSTTLLCIYVFAFCWVNLRRIMDTHQCKIGGLTSFHLYLISTNQTTYENFRYHYDWRTNPYNLGVGRNFADVLFSSVPSSKHNFRAKVKDDSSAFTSSLSMGRVLSPPKMSVDLEMGMKRQAVAAEDLEDLHSQIGSAMGLERCGTEPPHFVGRKGCSEMSSDIEAFAEEFGMERGFNERKKIERRTNDDS
- the LOC136472919 gene encoding probable protein S-acyltransferase 7 isoform X1 — protein: MQGKAQLSDSNRRIMELDAPPRRVYQAWKGSNLFFLGGRLIFGPDVRSLVLTVCLIIVPVIFFAAAVCPQLGHEFHSQIGGWAASVAMIFTAYILAILLLTSSRDPGIVPRNSHPPEPEDIDGSSNLPDWPGGQQGSTGLPLTRDVLVNGVSVKVKYCHTCMLYRPPRCSHCSICNNCVERFDHHCPWVGQCIGKRNYQFFFVFVSSTTLLCIYVFAFCWVNLRRIMDTHQCKIGRALLKSPISGLLILYTFIAVWFVGGLTSFHLYLISTNQTTYENFRYHYDWRTNPYNLGVGRNFADVLFSSVPSSKHNFRAKVKDDSSAFTSSLSMGRVLSPPKMSVDLEMGMKRQAVAAEDLEDLHSQIGSAMGLERCGTEPPHFVGRKGCSEMSSDIEAFAEEFGMERGFNERKKIERRTNDDS